The genomic DNA ATCGGCCCCGCAGACGTCGCCTGCGGCGTTTCGGTTGGCCTCGCGCCGGGCGGTGTCGTAGTACAGGCGATAGAGTGGATGGTTTGCGCTGTCGCCCGGTAGCGGGCGAAGCGCCGTTCCCACGGCAGCTCGGACAGCGTGCAGAGGGGTCGCTCAAATCGGCCGGGGAAGCCCGCGCCGACGGTCACGGCGAGTCGGTCACCGGACAGCAGGTCGATCGACGCAAGTGACTGCGCGGCTTGGATCGGCCGACGGAGGAACGGCATCAGTGCGGCTGTGCCCAGCGTCACGGTCTCGGTCACCGGGGCGAGTGCGGCCAGCATCGTGAGTGCCTCGATGCGCGGGCTGATCAGGGAATCGTTGGCGAAGAGCGAGGAGAAGCCCGAGCATTCGGCGTACCGGCCGAAGGCAATCAGCTCGCGGGGGTCGTCGGCAGCGCCCCACTGGGCGGTTCCGGTCGGAAGTAGTACACCGATGTCCATGCCGGCAATGTTCAAGACCCGTAGGAGTGGCGACAATTCCCTGCGGGGAATGGCCTGGGACCCTCCGCCGCCGTTACAACAGGCCCGTGGACTTCCCTCGCACGCTTCGTGAACGCCGTACCCGTCGTCATCTCAGCCAGCTCGACCTGGCGCTGCGAGCGGGCACCACCCAGCGATACCTCAGTTTCATTGAATCCGGCCGGTCCGTCCCGGGCCGGAACATGGTTGTGCGCCTGGCCGAGTCGCTGGAGCTGCCGCTGCGGGAGCGCAACGAGCTGCTGATGGCCGCCGGGTACGCGCCCGCCTACCCGGAGAGCTCACTGGACGATCCGGTGCTGGCCCCCGTGCGCACGGCGATCGACCACATCCTCCGCGGGCATCTGCCGTATCCGGCGCTGGTCGTGGACCGGGGCGGTGACCTGATCGCCGCGAACACCGCATTCGACCTGATCACCGAGGGTGTGGCACCCGAGCTGGTGGGCCCGGGCGCGAACATGTACCGCCTTGCGCTGCATCCCGACGGCCTGGCCCCCCGCATCCTCAACCTCGCCGAGTGGGCGCGCCACATCCTGGTGCGCCTTGGCCACCTGGAGGAGTTGCGCGCCGAGCTCACCGGGTACGTTCCCGAGCTGGAGCCGTCCGCCGGGCAACTCGGTTTCGCGGTGCCGCTCCGCCTGCGGTCCTCGTACGGTGAGCTGCGCCTGATGACGACGGTGACGACCTTCGCCACCGCCGTCGACGTGACGCTTGCCGAGCTGAAGCTGGAGGCGTTCCTGCCGGCCGACCCGTCGACGGCCGAGGCTCTCTCCGCAGCCGCCGGGGCAATGGCTTGCGCTGCCGCCGGTCAGGAGCCCGGGAACATGTAGTCGGTCTTGATGCGGCCGTTGTCGTCGAGCACGAGCATGTCCGAACCACCACCCACCACGTCGCCGGTTGCGGTGGACACCGCCTCCCAGCCGATCCGGACCACGTCATGGAGACGTATCGCACCGGGGCGCGCCCGGAAGGTGAATCCCTGTTTCTCGACGAACCGTTCGTAGCTTCGTGTCACTCGGGTCTCGATGGCGTTGTATCCCTGAGCCTGCAGAGTCGGGTGGTCGAAGCCGAGTGCCGCGGCGGTCTCTCGTATCTCCGCAGGCGGGTGAAGGATGTGGGTGCCGTCTTCGGCCCAGAGTTGCTCGATGGCGGCGCGGCGCTCTGCGGCGTCGGGCACATTCCATTGAGCCGTGTAGCGGTCGGCCAGCTGCTGCGGGTCGATCTCGATCATCTTCGTCTCCTTGTCCCGGCAGGTCCATGCGGACCAGATCCTGCGGGGCGCGGTGGAGACCGGCAATTCCCTGCGGGGAATGGGCCTTTCAAATGAGAGACGACAGCGGTCATGCGCAGCCTCAGCGAAATGATCACTGCGTGAGCGGTGTGATGACGACGGCGGAACCGTCCTGAACAGCTCCGGTTCAGTGGGCTGAGCCCGCCGGTCTTCGGCGAGCTGCTGGCCCAGTTGCGGCGCGAGCGTGCCACGCGTCCGGCCGGGGACGCCCGTGGAAGCTGTCGCCGGAGGATCGAGTGCTGCTGGTGACGGCCTACTGGTGAACGAACCTGACACTGTGGCAACTGGCCCTGCTGTTCGGGGTGTCGAAGTCTGCGGGCGACCGGGTCATCGATCGCCTCGGCCCGAAACTCGCGCTCCATCCACGCAAGCAGTTCGCGAAGGACGCGGCGGACAGGAGCGTGACCGGGTGAGACGACGATCGCGTCAGCCCAGTGTTCGGGGCGTGTAAGAACCGGCGGAACCGATGTCCGGGGTTGCGGTGCCGGGCCGGGGTGGCAGGTGGACGGTGAAGCAGGCGCCGCCTTCGGGCGCCTTTCCCCGGGCGGTGATGGTGGCGCCGAGGCGGGTGGTCAGGCGGTGGGCGATGGCCAGGCCGAGGCCGCCGCCGACGGGGCGGACTCCGCGGTAGCGGTTGGAGAGGGCGCCGCGTTCGAAGGCGACCTTGATGTCGTCCTCGGTGAGGCCGGGGCCGCCGTCGCGGATCTCCAGGAGGGCGCCGGTGCCGTCCGCCCGCAGGGCCAGGACGAGGGGTTGTCCGGCCGGGGTGACGCGCAGGGCGTTCTCGGCGAGGCCGTCGATGAGCTGGCGTACCCGGAAGCCGTCGGTGGTGACGGTCAGGGGCCGCTCGGGGCGTTCGACGCGGAAGTCCACGCCGTGGGGCGCGCAGCGGGCCGACCAGGCGGCAGCGGCCTCAGCGGTCAGTGCGTCGAGGTCGACTTCGGTGATGTCGAGGCGGAAGTCGTCGGCCTCCAGCCGGGCCAGTGCGAGCAGGTCGCCGACGAACCGCTCCAGACGTTCGATCTCCGTACGGAGGATGCGGCCGGCGTCGGGTACCTCGCCGCCGGTGACGACCTCGTCGGCGAGTGCCTCGGCGTAGCCGCGTGCCGTGGTC from Streptomyces sp. NBC_01478 includes the following:
- a CDS encoding LLM class flavin-dependent oxidoreductase encodes the protein MDIGVLLPTGTAQWGAADDPRELIAFGRYAECSGFSSLFANDSLISPRIEALTMLAALAPVTETVTLGTAALMPFLRRPIQAAQSLASIDLLSGDRLAVTVGAGFPGRFERPLCTLSELPWERRFARYRATAQTIHSIACTTTPPGARPTETPQATSAGPMTPTTAQPASTATNSPRIVMAHSLGSAVAYEALHAHPELRPELFLTLGSPLALPRAVFHRLCPTPRGVTAQLQGRRPPGVGRWVNIADPGDPVAVPPRSSGSFKGIALDHTTRIAPFDFHQAKNYLRFAATAATIGPYLDL
- a CDS encoding MmyB family transcriptional regulator, which produces MDFPRTLRERRTRRHLSQLDLALRAGTTQRYLSFIESGRSVPGRNMVVRLAESLELPLRERNELLMAAGYAPAYPESSLDDPVLAPVRTAIDHILRGHLPYPALVVDRGGDLIAANTAFDLITEGVAPELVGPGANMYRLALHPDGLAPRILNLAEWARHILVRLGHLEELRAELTGYVPELEPSAGQLGFAVPLRLRSSYGELRLMTTVTTFATAVDVTLAELKLEAFLPADPSTAEALSAAAGAMACAAAGQEPGNM